Proteins from a genomic interval of Colias croceus chromosome 2, ilColCroc2.1:
- the LOC123701454 gene encoding cap-specific mRNA (nucleoside-2'-O-)-methyltransferase 2 yields the protein MFHKTENSFFRHKFPKSDDFEEELHDLFNKKYQFQFNSEWKLPDRGSWFSAPPWKVKNLETMKTRLNFHKSQLNDFSIEEWSSHTRRRNPAGEVSWKVRCLVNPEFLTQAWTKFYECACTYNIMPQEARDSRKFVSLHLCEAPGAFITSLNHYLKLHHESIQWKWLANTLNPYYEGNSPSNMISDDRFMFHTLQNWYFGVDNTGNLMNWENSQAIVNRAKSLGKVLLVTADGSIDCMQRPDAQEEVTSPLHYCEIVTALQSLSKGGTLIFKLFTIFEHSTVCLLYLLNHLFKEVNIYKPITSRQGNSEVYAICLRYKDNILLEEFLPKLQSTYGTELYNELALFPLEMIPESFIKQVEECAYYFCSLQCHVINNNLQAYLMQNNIALHRDIKRIRAMVAAEFIWKYDLKPIDNEQEILKGILHEENKINNNPRYCRGSYTERQLYTKMSMKEKMRNLSTSLQDELLSNPLVLINEPIRWMDRDENAKLELTFTYGRPLHAINSSKFILVPIFKLYQQILAEEEFKEVIMYQAAKEQASIGLNFDVSKVLQLPEYEYVDIYSTYEKNCFKTLVNMLKEMSDEETLLLQNLNTLTHFNVSVLYILCKVCFQKTGFTSCGNIILSKLDKKSLELLNVIDLECEKFKSEPNKDVLNSLPVQVTNVGEFFSNIVFYNNTFYRNKCTEYLNIIEQSL from the exons ATGTTCCATAAAACCGAAAATTCCTTTTTTCGTCATAAATTTCCAAAGAGTGATGACTTTGAAGAAGAACTTCACGATTTGTTCAATAAGAAGTACCAATTCCAATTCAACAGTGAGTGGAAGCTGCCCGACCGTGGTTCTTGGTTCTCCGCACCACCATGGAAAGTTAAAAACTTGGAGACCATGAAAACTCGTTTGAATTTCCATAAAAGTCAACTGAATGACTTCAGTATTGAAGAATGGAGTAGTCATACACGCCGACGCAACCCTGCAGGTGAAGTTAGTTGGAAAGTGCGATGTCTCGTCAATCCAGAATTCTTGACACAAGCTTGGACGAAGTTCTACGAGTGTGCTTGCACGTATAACATTATGCCACAAGAGGCTAGAGATTCTAGGAAATTCGTCTCACTACATTTGTGTGAAGCGCCGGGAGCATTTATTACATCCTTGAATCACTATCTCAAGTTACATCATGAAAGTATTCAA TGGAAATGGCTGGCAAATACTCTGAACCCATATTATGAAGGCAATTCGCCTTCAAACATGATAAGTGACGATCGCTTCATGTTCCACACTCTTCAGAATTGGTACTTTGGAGTGGACAACACGGGAAACCTGATGAACTGGGAGAACTCACAAGCTATTGTTAATAGAGCCAAGAGTCTGGGAAAG GTATTGCTGGTGACAGCTGATGGTTCCATAGACTGCATGCAGAGGCCTGATGCTCAGGAAGAAGTCACATCACCGCTGCATTATTGTGAAATTGTCACAGCCCTACAGTCTCTCAGCAAAG GTGGAACTCTAATTTTCAAACTGTTCACCATATTTGAACATTCAACAGTGTGCCTGCTGTACCTTCTGAATCATCTGTTCAAAGAAGTGAACATTTACAAGCCAATTACATCACGTCAAGGTAATTCTGAAGTTTACGCTATTTGTTTACGCTACAAGGATAACATACTTCTGGAAGAGTTTTTGCCCAAACTACAATCTACATATGGTACTGAATTATACAACGAACTTGCGTTATTCCCTCTTGAAATGATCCCAGAAAGCTTCATTAAGCAAGTAGAAGAATGTGCTTATTATTTCTGCTCACTACAATGCCATGTCATTAACAACAATCTCCAAGCTTACCTCATGCAAAATAACATAGCACTGCACAGAGACATCAAGAGAATAAGGGCCATGGTGGCAGCTGAGTTCATTTGGAAGTATGATTTGAAACCTATTGACAATGAACAAGAAATTCTAAAAGGTATTCTACATGAGGAAAACAAAATCAACAATAACCCCAGATACTGTAGAGGCTCATACACAGAAAGGCAATTGTATACAAAAATGTCTATGAAGGAAAAAATGAGGAACTTAAGCACTTCTCTGCAAGATGAATTATTGTCAAATCCATTGGTGTTGATCAATGAACCAATCAGGTGGATGGATCGAGATGAAAATGCGAAATTGGAGCTAACATTCACATATGGGCGGCCATTGCATGCTATTAACAGTTCGAAGTTTATTTTAGTGCCAATTTTCAAACTTTACCAACAAATACTGGCTGAGGAGGAATTCAAAGAAGTGATCATGTATCAAGCTGCCAAAGAACAGGCTAGCATTGGGTTGAATTTTGATGTATCGAAAGTATTACAACTGCCTGAATATGAGTATGTGGATATTTACAGTACGTATGAGAAGAATTGCTTCAAAACTCTAGTCAATATGCTTAAGGAGATGTCTGATGAGGAGACATTGCTGCTACAGAATCTGAATACTCTCACGCATTTTAATGTGAGCGTCTTATACATATTGTGCAAAGTTTGCTTCCAGAAAACAGGATTTACGTCATGCGGTAATATAATACTGAGCAAGCTGGATAAAAAATCATTAGAATTGTTAAATGTGATTGATCTTGAATGCGAGAAATTTAAATCGGAGCCAAATAAGGATGTTCTCAATTCATTGCCAGTACAAGTTACTAATGTTGGTGAATTTTTCAGCAATATTGTCTTCTATAATAACACATTCTACAGAAATAAATGCACAGagtatcttaatattatagaacaGTCCCTTTAA